From a region of the Etheostoma cragini isolate CJK2018 chromosome 20, CSU_Ecrag_1.0, whole genome shotgun sequence genome:
- the adprs gene encoding ADP-ribose glycohydrolase ARH3 isoform X1 yields the protein MAMTAVRAVAAGGPASLSRFRGALVAAVLGDCVGGEFEGAEEVPMESVLQHLSSLDDETKGNGILEYSDDTAMARCVVQSLLTRAGFDEQDMARRFAKEYSASPGRGYGSGVIQVLKKLSSPQLSDVYQPARDQFNGRGSFGNGGAMRAAPFALAFPKPVDVKRSAHLGAMLTHSCSLGYNGAVLQALAVHLSLQGALDLPQQFISRLITEMEEVEANEATRNDARILKEAEKPFCERLHRVRDLMDRSKVSIEEVISELGNGIAALHSVPTAIFCVLYCLQPQECLPENYGGVERTIAYSLALGGDTDTIACMAGAIAGAHYGIEAIPQSWIKCCEGAEDADRNAKRLHMLYHQSSRGGGGGTGEQSCEDACESQSSASNGTEKKHGAE from the exons ATGGCAATGACGGCAGTGAGAGCGGTGGCAGCGGGGGGTCCGGCGTCTTTGTCCCGGTTTAGGGGAGCGCTGGTTGCGGCTGTGCTGGGAGATTGTGTCGGCGGAGAGTTTGAAGGAGCGGAAGAGGTTCCCATGGAGAGTGTGCTGCAGCATCTGAGCAGCCTGGACGACGAGACCAAAGGGAATG gcATCCTTGAGTACAGTGATGACACGGCAATGGCACGTTGTGTGGTCCAGTCTCTACTCACCCGTGCCGGCTTTGATGAGCAAGACATGGCTCGCAG GTTTGCTAAGGAGTACAGTGCATCCCCAGGTCGTGGTTATGGATCTGGAGTGATCCAGGTGTTGAAGAAGCTGTCCTCCCCTCAGCTCAGTGATGTGTACCAGCCGGCCAGGGACCAATTTAATGGTCGAGGCTCTTTCGGGAATGGGGGAGCCATGAGGGCGGCCCCCTTTGCACTGGCTTTCCCCAAACCAGTTGACGTAAAAAGG TCTGCCCATCTGGGTGCCATGCTGACCCACTCCTGCTCTCTGGGTTACAATGGGGCAGTTCTGCAGGCGTTAGCTGTGCACCTCTCCCTGCAGGGGGCGCTAGACCTGCCCCAGCAGTTCATCAGCAGGCTAATTACAGAGATGGAAGAAGTGGAGGCAAACGAAGCCACACGCAATGATGCCCGAAT CCTAAAAGAAGCAGAGAAGCCATTCTGTGAGCGCCTCCACAGAGTTAGAGACCTGATGGACAGGAGCAAGGTCAGCATCGAGGAGGTCATTTCTGAGCTGG GTAATGGCATTGCAGCACTCCACTCTGTCCCCACTGCCATCTTCTGTGTCCTTTACTGCCTGCAGCCACAAGAATGCCTTCCTGAGAACTATGGCGGCGTGGAGAGGACTATAGCGTACAGCCTGGCCCTGGGAGGGGACACAGACACCATAGCCTGCATGGCAGGGGCCATTGCTGGGGCCCACTATGGTATCGAGGCTATTCCTCAATCATGGATAAAGTGCTGCGAGGGAGCCGAGGATGCAGACAGGAACGCAAAGCGACTTCACATGCTGTATCACCAGTCATCACGGGGAGGCGGGGGCGGGACAGGAGAGCAGAGCTGTGAAGACGCATGTGAAAGCCAGTCAAGCGCTTCTAACGGCACAGAGAAGAAACATGGAGCGGAGTGA
- the adprs gene encoding ADP-ribose glycohydrolase ARH3 isoform X2, whose protein sequence is MARCVVQSLLTRAGFDEQDMARRFAKEYSASPGRGYGSGVIQVLKKLSSPQLSDVYQPARDQFNGRGSFGNGGAMRAAPFALAFPKPVDVKRSAHLGAMLTHSCSLGYNGAVLQALAVHLSLQGALDLPQQFISRLITEMEEVEANEATRNDARILKEAEKPFCERLHRVRDLMDRSKVSIEEVISELGNGIAALHSVPTAIFCVLYCLQPQECLPENYGGVERTIAYSLALGGDTDTIACMAGAIAGAHYGIEAIPQSWIKCCEGAEDADRNAKRLHMLYHQSSRGGGGGTGEQSCEDACESQSSASNGTEKKHGAE, encoded by the exons ATGGCACGTTGTGTGGTCCAGTCTCTACTCACCCGTGCCGGCTTTGATGAGCAAGACATGGCTCGCAG GTTTGCTAAGGAGTACAGTGCATCCCCAGGTCGTGGTTATGGATCTGGAGTGATCCAGGTGTTGAAGAAGCTGTCCTCCCCTCAGCTCAGTGATGTGTACCAGCCGGCCAGGGACCAATTTAATGGTCGAGGCTCTTTCGGGAATGGGGGAGCCATGAGGGCGGCCCCCTTTGCACTGGCTTTCCCCAAACCAGTTGACGTAAAAAGG TCTGCCCATCTGGGTGCCATGCTGACCCACTCCTGCTCTCTGGGTTACAATGGGGCAGTTCTGCAGGCGTTAGCTGTGCACCTCTCCCTGCAGGGGGCGCTAGACCTGCCCCAGCAGTTCATCAGCAGGCTAATTACAGAGATGGAAGAAGTGGAGGCAAACGAAGCCACACGCAATGATGCCCGAAT CCTAAAAGAAGCAGAGAAGCCATTCTGTGAGCGCCTCCACAGAGTTAGAGACCTGATGGACAGGAGCAAGGTCAGCATCGAGGAGGTCATTTCTGAGCTGG GTAATGGCATTGCAGCACTCCACTCTGTCCCCACTGCCATCTTCTGTGTCCTTTACTGCCTGCAGCCACAAGAATGCCTTCCTGAGAACTATGGCGGCGTGGAGAGGACTATAGCGTACAGCCTGGCCCTGGGAGGGGACACAGACACCATAGCCTGCATGGCAGGGGCCATTGCTGGGGCCCACTATGGTATCGAGGCTATTCCTCAATCATGGATAAAGTGCTGCGAGGGAGCCGAGGATGCAGACAGGAACGCAAAGCGACTTCACATGCTGTATCACCAGTCATCACGGGGAGGCGGGGGCGGGACAGGAGAGCAGAGCTGTGAAGACGCATGTGAAAGCCAGTCAAGCGCTTCTAACGGCACAGAGAAGAAACATGGAGCGGAGTGA